One Misgurnus anguillicaudatus chromosome 5, ASM2758022v2, whole genome shotgun sequence genomic window, gtaatgtttgttcAATTCAATAGcatgtttaaatataaaaaatatgaaatattcaaTTTTCACATTAAGATTTTGCTTTCTGCGCCAGTTTTGTATCTACATGAATAGCCTACGTTTGTAAACCTATGCGCATGCATTATATCGAGCGCGCGCTTGTCCTGACAAAACAATTGCATTCAGTCATGTTATCATCACTTGCAACTCCGTATGAAATGCACATAAAACCTGTTTCTTTTTCTCTTATAGTTTTGCATTTGCACCGACAAGACGTTCTTCTGGACACTGTGATAAGGATTTAAACAGAAAAAGATTTTTGTGACTTATAATCACATTTTACTTGTGTGTCAGAAATGCCCCCTTCTATCAATTGGTGCATTAGGTGGGCTATTTGCTTGTCCTTTGTTCTCGCACTGACCCCCAGGACAAGAACATCGGCGCTGAATTGTTGCAAAACGTGTATATGCGCCAGTAACTTTGTAAGTTGCTCCAAGGTAAACCTGACCACAGTGCCGTCTGACCTGCCCAACTATACGTCCGTGCTCGATCTCAGCTTTAATGAGATAAAAGGACTGCGAGAGAAATGGACCAAGGAGAAACTCCCTAAGCTCCACAATCTTTTGCTTAGCCACAACGGTTTGGATTTTCTTTCCACCGAGGCTTTCGTCCACGTAAGACAACTGCGCTACCTGGATCTGTCGTCCAACAAACTACGGCAGCTGGACGAGAACATCTTTGAGCCCCTGGGACATTTGGAGGTCTTGCTGCTCTACAATAACCACATCTCCCAGATCGACCGCACTGCCTTTACTGGTCTCGTCAACCTACAGAAGCTCTACTTGAGTCAGAACCTGGTGTCCCGCTTTCCTCTGGAACTGATCAAAGACAAGAACCGACTGGAGAAGCTGAGTCTGTTGGACTTGTCTTCCAATCGGATCAAAGTTCTCCCCATTCACGATCTGCAGGCCTTGCCAGCCTGGATCAAAAATGGGATGTACTTTCATAACAACAGTCTCATTTGTGACTGTGAGCTGTACAGTTTAATGGCTCACTGGTACATCCGACGGCTCAATTCGGCACTGGACTTTAAGGACGATCACACCTGCGTGCATCCTACCCCGGAAAAGCGAGTGCTCCGTGTGTACGATTTAAACATTCATTTGAACTGCagcacctttaaagaaaaagaagaagaggCTTATTTGGCGCAGTCAATCAACCTCACCTGTGATACTCGACATCGAAACGTGTCTAAAACCTGGATGCTACCTGGCAACGTAGTGATCCACCCTGGCAATAACCACAGTGCCACGGTTCACAAGGATGGAAGCCTTGAGCTTACATCTGTAAGACCTGAGGACTCAGGTGTGTACACGTGCTTTGCTGTGAGCGAATACCTTAATGAAACGCTCTATGTGGTAGTGAAGGTCCACAACTTTACCCTCAGTGGCAACAATGAGACCCTTAACACAGCGTACACAACTTTGGTTGGCTGCTTGGCTAGCGTGGTCCTGGTCCTTATCTATCTCTACCTGACACCCTGCCGCTGTTTTTGCTGCCCCGATCAAGGCAAATTGAAGAACGCTCATGAAGACAGCATCCATTCCTCTATGCTAAGTGTGACCCCGACACATGAGGATATGGCAACCAAAGCAGAGCTCAACAGGCACGTGGCCTTCATAGACCCCAAAGACCTGCAGGGACAGAATGGAAAGGTGAATCCAAACGGCGAGGAGGAAGTGGATGAGGAAGCCGTGCAGGGAAAAGGCAAAAGAAAGAAGTCTGTGGCAGACTCGATTAGTTCAGTCTTTTCCGATACTCCCATTGTAGTGTGATGGAAGGCTGTTCGTGTCCACGTTAGACATAGCCAACTGTGATGGATGGGTATTTTGGATTGATTGCTGTGATAAAAAGACAGAAGTAAAAAGGTCTCGTGTTCGGCTGTATCTGCAAAACCTTTCCAGCATTTTAATCTGTAGCACTTAAGTATATACTGTGAAAAGGTCCTGCCATATTTGTGGACTCTAAACTTGAAACGTTTAGATGTTCCTGGGAGTTTGAGCCCAGTAGGTGTAACTAGAGGTAGTCTGAAATATATACAATGAATGATCAGAACTAGAAAGCTAGGTTTCTAACTGAGACATCAATACATTCAGTAGGTAATCATTTCAAATCTTAAGCATGAGCTTTGCAGACTGCTAATGTTAAGAGGAATGTAAGTAGAATGAATTCCATTGTAGCTAAAAGATCATATTTACCACATCTAATGCTAACTGACCAGCCTTATCACTTTATGTAAAGCCATATCCAGTTGGTCATTACAGTGCGAGAGAAATGCACTGCTGCATTATAGACTCGTAGGATGTGGAGTCACAGGAATTTGATGGAAAAAATGTCTACAAACAGTTTGTCTATTACTGTGGAACGATAACCTTTCAAACTTgtattaaatactgtatatccttcatttatataacaaacaaCACACTTGCCCATACAATTAATGGtacatttaagaattttagaaaaaaataattatttacctaattCTAGTACTATTTTAGTCTAAAAACAGTATTTGTCTCCTGAAAATACTGGATTGGCTCTTTGAATTCAGTCTTGGTCCATCCCAATtcaatatttaaagggatagttcgccccaaaataaaaattattttattatttattcaccctcaagttgttgcagacctgtataaatgtatttgttctgttacacacaaaagaatatatttgaagagtttcgttgcaaaacaagataactcagtttttaaaatttttgtcaaaacatgcttattattatgttatcatgttattattttgttttatggtgctatttagctgtattttttatgaaggtttaaatcaaaacaaaccaactacagttgaattgatattaattggaatgcacaaccaaaaaacgagatttctgaaaaataaaaaaacggagttatctagTTTTggaacgaaactcttcatttgtagtcagtggcggctcgtgaatGCTCATCCAAGGggtgctaattcaaaataagtgttcgtaGTGCCATGTCTGTTGCTTgcgtttttcaaaatatgtgtttgttgcgtcatgtaaaccatgtgtatcacgtgttttgtcaaaataagtgcctgataaaagagatgctccttaacagtaaactctgattacgcatgagattatgcgagtatctggcaaacgtgagcgtctcttttatcataaaccctttagacgtgtctgcagcaggtacttattttgacaaaacacctGATGCACATGACGGgcaacatacatgttgtgacaaacttcgcatcgagcaccctcgaaaaaaagaagtcatcTTGTAATCAAGACGGAAGAAGGAGCACCATTGTTTTCCATAGTggtaaaaaaatactatggaagtcaatggtgcattgctcaaaatatcttcctttttcttcagcagaacaaatGAATTAGattgagggtgaataaatgatgacagaattttcattttttgggtgacctctttatttaaatgttgtaTATCAATCATAATTTCATAAGAACATACATGGGCTTCAATCTCCAGAATTTAATTGTATTGCAAAGGCCGCCCTTCGCATGCAAAAAGTCAATTTCATCTGTCATGACAACCAGCCAGTGACATATTACCAAAATGCTAATGAAATCTTTTAATAGAATGAGGTGTCCATCTGCCCGTGTTCTCTTCATTAAAGCTGAGATGATTTCAGACTGGATTTAAAACCCAAAACAGTTTCAGACCTCATTTCGGCTGCGTTCATTTGCACTTGTTGTAATCACTGCTGACTCATCCATTGTCAGAATGGATGTCATTTTTTCTGGAATCACTGGAGCGCCAAGATGACATGCCAAAGGCAGAgggaatttatttatttatttatttattgaaataggttatttaaatgcattttctgAAAGAATAAAAAACCAAGGTGTCAAAAATGGGTCTACCACACATGCTATTTCAGCAAATGTGGTGCTCCGTTGACTCCCTAATTTTCTCACTTTCTAAATTATGTCACGCGTGTAGTGTTCTCACAAAGACCAAAGTTATATTTGCATTAACAATAGCATAGGAATCTAAACGAGAATGTTATGAATCATGATTTAACAATGCGTAAAGCTTGCTGGCTGTGTTCAGGGAAGGCGTGTCAGCTGCTAGATCCATCTTGGCAACGACAATGAGAGATAGTGTAACACTGTTTCCGGTGTTGTCATATTTTAAACGCACACAGGATGGTTTACATATAACTCAAACAGATCTTCTTGTCCCTGTGGAGCTCTCAGATGAAATCCATGAATGCGATATTATACGCCGCAAGTAAACCAGGGTGTGGATAAACAGTGATGAACCATATGGATTTagatacatatacacatacattatatacatttgatttttgttaaaatcattCATTAACCATAACCAACAGTCTTTGATTTGGTTTGGCGAGAGCAATCTTTTCTTTTTCCCTAGTTAATTACATCCTGTTTtccaaagagaaagagagagagtgggTGAAGCTATTAAATGATAGGTGGATGAACTCACAAACAGTATTAACTCAGGGAGTGGGAATGACAGATAATAACAGCTATGGCAGACTGCAGTTATGGGCAGTTACGATCCCTTACAAGTCTCTCCAGCTGCGATCCAAAATTAGTGTGGAGGGGAGGGAAAGGCTTTCCCATCACAAACCCTGTGGGAAGAGGGCCAAAGATCTCGCAAAGATCCTTCTGGCAAGAGACAGAACAGCCAGCAGCTTTCACCCCCATCGCGTGTTCATCGAAAATGCGTGTTTGTTGGCTATTTTGCTATGAACAGAAATGTTGTGCAAGACCAACGCTCATTACTCAGCATTTGACAGTGCATCTGTGCTTTTGTATGTGGAAaccgtatttgtttttttttcagtgtttatgAGATCGTGTCATTTTGAGTAGCTTGTTTCCTTCAGGGTCCAAAGAGGCTGAATTCCTTGTTGTTCTGTGTATTGTCGTTCCTATACAATTGTCTAGATACAAGTTGTGGCTATGAGATATTggtaaacatattttaatgacaCTGACTGTAAAGTCTTTTTCATGAAGTTTTTTGAAATCTGATCACTATTTGTCTATTATATGTTGGTATTTTAGACATATGTTGAGAAGTCTGTAGTTTATAAAGCCATTACAGTCTGTATCTACTGAAGGTATATTGATTAACACTGATTATAACCTTTCAAAATGTTAtcattagagatgcaccgatataaaaaaatccacttatacgattattcagactgatattgtccgataccgatagtttggtggttaacTTGCATTAACAATAACATCTGAAggttattcattcatataatgaccattaattagggatgcaccgataggatttttttgggccgataccgatttaaacagacaacttctgactgataccgatattaaacacttgtatacaatactatactgttggtctattagctagtttatttctgcatcaaattatttttactgaacatggattggatctaattaacattcaactgaccaacataataagagaggcacaaattaagctaaaacaaatataataagaaagCATGATAACCTTCAaagtggtttttgctattcagcatttattttattaacaacattaactaattttttacatataatggatttctttatgcagttaattaataaacaatcggtatctggctttctcgtgctattggcgatggtttcaaattcatcaaaaatcggccgatacatatcggtggccgatacatcggcggccgatacatcggtgcatcactaccattaatattaaacattatttaattgaattcattgcattttcctgttatCTTTTGATTGACTGGATATATCGGCCACGACTATTGGCTGTCATTAAACTATCGTCCGATAGtgtgaaaatgtgttttatCGGCCGGTACCGATTATTTGCCGACTtattggtgcatctctagtTATCATACTTGATAAATGTGGGGTATAATAGAAATAGGTGTTCATCATGTTTAAAGGTGATGTGTGTAATTCATTTGATGTAACATGCTCTCCTAACCATTCGTAGGTTGATTTCTCTAAAAGTGTAAACTGTATTGCTCTGTTTTTTGAGCATCTTGACCAGCCTGACATAGCAACATTGGCTCAACCAATAGAATGAATGTGGGGCGGGACTATCTGTTTCACTGACCAATGGGAAAATTACACAATTCACCTCTAAATTCACTTGGTTTATATGAACTTCAAGGACTCAAAAGCACTTGATTCTTGAATAGTTTTGCGACTGTGATATTTAAGATTTGAGCAAGTAAAATATATACAGAATGATTTTACAGATGTTTCTAACACAGTAATACAGACATATCTAGCAGTGTGTTGATATCACATAAACTGTTTAAACCTTAAACAGTTTGAGCTTGAAAGCCTTAGACATTTTGTGTCTCTGAACTTGTTCAGTTTGTCTAGTGAACGAGAACACTTGCTGTAAAATCTTATTTAGTCAATATCAAAACAGGACTAATGTGTTTTGGATGGCACATATCCCTGGACCTGAATGAAAGTCCATTTCTCCTAAATGGAAGGTTCTTGTAGAAAAGTATTATTTATGAATAATATGACAATATCAATAAAAAgtgtaatatacatttttgtgcGTAGTTTTCTGTTATTTTCCCATACAACAATTGGACATACTGACCACAGCAAGAACGAGAAGTCAATATAAACTGATCTGTATGATCTTATACAGTCAACAGAATAAGAGCTTACGGTTTTGAGCCATCCCATTTTCACTTCAGGTTGATctatttgtttaaactg contains:
- the amigo1 gene encoding amphoterin-induced protein 1: MPPSINWCIRWAICLSFVLALTPRTRTSALNCCKTCICASNFVSCSKVNLTTVPSDLPNYTSVLDLSFNEIKGLREKWTKEKLPKLHNLLLSHNGLDFLSTEAFVHVRQLRYLDLSSNKLRQLDENIFEPLGHLEVLLLYNNHISQIDRTAFTGLVNLQKLYLSQNLVSRFPLELIKDKNRLEKLSLLDLSSNRIKVLPIHDLQALPAWIKNGMYFHNNSLICDCELYSLMAHWYIRRLNSALDFKDDHTCVHPTPEKRVLRVYDLNIHLNCSTFKEKEEEAYLAQSINLTCDTRHRNVSKTWMLPGNVVIHPGNNHSATVHKDGSLELTSVRPEDSGVYTCFAVSEYLNETLYVVVKVHNFTLSGNNETLNTAYTTLVGCLASVVLVLIYLYLTPCRCFCCPDQGKLKNAHEDSIHSSMLSVTPTHEDMATKAELNRHVAFIDPKDLQGQNGKVNPNGEEEVDEEAVQGKGKRKKSVADSISSVFSDTPIVV